Proteins from one Parasteatoda tepidariorum isolate YZ-2023 chromosome 4, CAS_Ptep_4.0, whole genome shotgun sequence genomic window:
- the LOC139425416 gene encoding uncharacterized protein, with protein MSESLNGSNLSKEISSSLNTLRDKIEDLEIRVGDLHTKQYDVEKDLESMRSELQCEFSPPILEEPSIIHFPEDPRNVDELKRILDCLEEGQKSIIESSQELAKQAPDSKIGRQIFKDIEHHISNRLEYFNIAKKLIEGPLVEEPPPPPPEEEKSDEKAKKSKKKKKKASKKKKQK; from the exons ATGAGTGAATCTCTAAACGGTAGTAACTTATCCAAAGAAATTTCTTCCTCACTGAATACTTTAAGGGACAAAATAGAAGATTTAGAAATTAGAGTTGGCGATTTGCACACGAAGCAGTATGACGTAGAAAAAGATTTGGAGTCGATGAGAAGTGAATTACAATGTGAGTTTTCTCCACCCATATTAGAAGAGCCTTCCATTATACATTTTCCAGAAGATCCTCGTAATGTTGATGAACTGAAACGAATTCTGGATTGCTTGGAAGAAGGACAAAAATCAATCATTGAATCAAGTCAAGAACTGGCCAAACAAGCTCCTGATagtaaaatag gaAGACAAATATTCAAAGATATCGAACATCATATATCCAATcgtttggaatattttaatattgctaaGAAGTTGATTGAAGGTCCCCTTGTTGAAGAACCTCCACCCCCTCCTCCTGAGGAAGAAAAATCAGATGAAAAAGCcaagaaaagtaagaaaaaaaagaaaaaagcgtcaaaaaagaagaaacaaaaatga